GTGCTCGGGGTGCTGGGCGACAAGGATGCCGCCGGCATCGTCACCGAGATCGCCCCCGCCGCCGCGCACGTGTTCGTCACGGCACCGGACTCCGAGCGCTCGAGCGACCCCGATGCCCTCGCCGACCTGGTCGAGGCGTCGGGCGTGCCGGTGTCCGTGCACATGGACCTGCGCGATGCGACGGACGAGGCCCGTCGGTGGGCGGCCGGGTCCGACCGCCGCGCCGTGGTGATCGCCGGGAGCGTCGTGCTGGCGGGCGAGGCGCTGAGCCTTGCTGCCGAAGAGGACTGGAAGGACGGTGCCGGGGCATGAACGCCCGCGCGCGACGGGCCCGCGGTGCGCGGGAGTCCCTCGCCTCGGTGGTCCTGGGCCTGGAGTCGCTCATCGTCTTCCTCGCAGGCCTCGCCCTGCACGGCCTCGACGCGTTGCCGGGCATGCCTTCCTGGTGGGGGATCATCGCCGGGGTGGTCTTCGCCCTGGCGATGCTGGCCACGATCGGCGTGCTGCGCTACCGGTGGGGCATCATCCTGGGCTGGGTGTGGCAGGTCATCATCGCGCTGGGCGGGGTCCGCGTTCCGGCGCTCATCTTCGTCGCCCTCATTTTCGGCGGCATGTACGCGTATGCGACGATCAAGGGCGGCGCGCTCGACGCGCGCAATGCCCGGATCGCCGCGGGCACGGACGACACGAATGGAGAACCCGCATGACCACCGAAGAGACCCTCGTCCTCGTCAAGCCCGACGGCGTCGCCCGTGGCCTCACCGGGGAGATCCTCGGCCGGATCGAGGCGAAGGGCTACGCCCTGGTCGACATCAAGCTCGTCGAACCCGACCGCGAGCTGCTCGAGTCGCACTACGCCGAGCACGCCGGCAAGCCGTTCTACGAGCCGCTTCTGGACTTCATGATGTCCGGTCCGTCGGTCGCGATCCGGCTGGCCGGCAACCGCGTCATCGAGGGCTTCCGGTCGTTGGCCGGGACGACCGACCCCACGACTGCCGCACCGGGCACCATCCGCGGCGACCTGGGCCGGGACTGGGGTCTGGCTGTGCAGCAGAACCTCGTCCACGGCAGCGACAGCCCCGAGTCGGCGGCACGCGAGCTCGGCATCTGGTTCGCCTGACGCCCGATCGAGCGCACCCGCCCCCAGGTGGGACGCGGGTGCGCTCATCTCATGATGTGAACAACGCAATGACCGACGTTCTCGGGCATGCGGCTCGATGCGACCATCACCGGGCGTGTCGCCGTCCCGGATGGTCGGAACGCGACTACAGCGTGCTGATCCAGTCGAGCCGGAGCTGTGCGATCAGCGCGATGATCGCATAGCTCACGATCGCGAGCAGCGGGACCCAGCCCATCAGTGTGTCGGCGACCTTGCGCACCGCGTCGGGGGCGGGCACGACACCGCTGCGCAGCAGGTGGAGGGTGACCGCGTAGAAACTCGGGATCGTCACGACCCAGGTGACCATGCACCACGGGCACAGCGTGAACAGTTCGAAGATGCTCTGGCTGATCAGCCAGAGCACGAAGCAGAACGCAAAGGCCATCCCCGCCCACAGCAGCCACCAGAACCAGCGCGCGAACCGCGCCCCGGCGAGGATGGCCACGCCCACGACGATCGGCGCCACCCAGCCGGCGAGTCCGACGATGGGGTTCGGGAAGCCGAACACCTCGCCCTGCCACGAGTTGAGATTCTTGCCGCACTGGACAAGGAAACTGATGTCGCACGAAGCGCTCGCCCCGGGGTTGGCCAGCAGGTGGAACTTCTCGACGGTGAGCTGGAAGGCGGCGAACCACCCGATCACTCCGGCGAGGATCAGCCAGATCGCCAGTCCCTTCGGGCGGGTGTGCGTCAGGCGTGTGGGCATGCGGGAATTATCCCATCCCGGGCTGTGACGACCCGCGGCGCAGCGACCGTTGACGCAATCGGAATGCGAAAGTGCGATAATGGTCCTCGATACCCCGCCGCGGCCGCGCCGTGACCAGGATCACCGAAGACTTCGGGCGATGAACGCCCTTAGCAGTCCGCGATTTCAGCCAGCGAGCGAGATGCGACTGCAGACCGAGTGAGTACGCGGCTCCTCCGAACCGGAGCAGCGCCGCCAGAGTTTCGCCGGATGGCACGCGGAGCCATCCCGCTAGGAGTAAGCCAGTGATGGCCGATGAGCACACCGAGAAGCCCACGACCGACAACGAAGAGACTGCTCAGCAGCCCGACACGGTGACCGAACCGGCCGCCGGAGCTCCCGACGCCGCAGCGGCGGATCTCGCCGAAGCGGATGCCGCGGAGCCGACGTCCGACGTGGATGCCGGTGCCGAGCAGACGCCGGATGCAGAGTCGGCGCCTGTGGCACACGCGGAGTCTTCGCCGATCGCTGCCGGTGCGCCCGAGCCTGCCGCAGAAGCAGAAGCTCCGGCATCCGATCAGCCGCTGACCGCCGTGACGCTGGGCCTGCTGCCCGAGACATTCGTGTCGGCAGTGTCGACGGACCTTCACTTCTACGCGCCGGCGGTCATCGCACTTCCCGCCCGAGAAGAGGTGCGCGACGAGCAGCCCGCCGAGTCGTCGTCGAACACGCGCCGCCGCAACCGTCGCCGCGGGGGCGGCCAGGGCGAGGGCGGCAACGACGAACCGGCCGCATCCGGCCAGCACCAGCCCCGCCGCCGCGCGGTCGAGCTCATCACCGAGCCGCAGCGCATCAAGGGGTCCACGCGACTCGAGGCGAAGAAGCAGCGCCGCCGCGACGGCCGCGAGGCCGGCCGGCGTCGTGCCGTTGTGACCGAGGCGGAGTTCCTCGCGCGCCGTGAGTCGGTCGACCGCGTCATGGTGGTCCGCTCCAAGAACGGGCGCGTGCAGATCGGCGTGCTCGAGGACAACGTGCTCGTCGAGCACTACGTCGCCCGCAACCAGGACGCGTCGCTGATCGGCAACGTGTACCTCGGCCGCGTGCAGAACGTGCTGCCCAGCATGGAAGCCGCGTTCGTCGACATCGGCCGTGGCCGCAACGCCGTGCTGTACTCCGGCGAGGTCGACTGGGACGCGGTGGAGACCGGCAACCAGCCCCGCCGCATCGAACTGGCGCTCAAGACCGGCGACCGCGTGCTCGTGCAGGTCACGAAGGACCCGGTCGGCCACAAGGGCGCCCGCCTCACCAGCCAGATCTCGCTGCCCGGGCGCTACCTCGTGTACGTGCCCGGCGGGGCCATGAACGGCATCTCGCGCAAGCTCCCCGACACCGAGCGTGCACGACTGAAGCGGATCCTCAAGGAGGTGCTGCCCGAGTCGAGCGGCGTCATCGTGCGCACCGCGGCAGAAGGTGCCACCGAGGAGCAGCTCACCCGCGACGTGCAGCGACTGACCGCACAGTGGGAGCACATCAGCGCCCAGACCGAGTCGGGCAAGGCTCCGTCGCTTCTGCACTCCGAGCCCGATCTGCTGGTCAAGATCGTCCGCGACGTCTTCAACGAGGACTTCACGAAGATGCTGATCCAGGGCGAAGAGGCGCACGAGACGATCACCTCGTACCTCACCGGCGTCGCGCCCGACCTGCTCGAGCGCGTCGAGCGCTACGAGGGCGAGGCCGACCCGTTCGACCAGTTCCGGATCACCGAGCAGATCGAGAAGGCCCTCGATCGCAAGGTATGGCTCCCGTCGGGCGGATCGCTCGTCATCGACCGCACCGAGGCCATGACCGTCGTCGACGTCAACACCGGCAAGTTCGTCGGGTCGGGCGGAAACCTCGAGGAGACCGTCACCAAGAACAACCTCGAGGCCGCCGAGGAGATCGTCCGCCAGCTGCGGCTGCGTGACATCGGAGGAATCATCGTCGTCGACTTCATCGACATGGTGCTCGAATCGAACCGTGACCTGGTCCTGCGCCGGCTCGTGGAGTGCCTGAGCCGCGACCGCACGAAGCACCAGGTCGCCGAGGTCACCTCACTGGGCCTGGTCCAGATGACCCGCAAGAAGCTGGGTCTGGGCCTGCTCGAGACCTTCAGCGAAGCCTGCGAGGTCTGTGCGGGCCGCGGCGTGATCGTGCACCACGACCCGGTCGTGAAGCACCGCTCGGCGCAGAACGGCGGAGGATCGCAGCGCCGCCCCCGTCAGAGCCCCGCCGCCTCGACGGGCAACGGCGGAACGCACGTGATCACCGAGGGCGCCAAGTCTGCGCTCGCGCAGATCGCGGCATCCACCATTCATCCGACCGTGGAGGAGCAGGCGGTTGAGCCTGCCGCAGCCGCCGAGCGCCCGAAGAAGGTCCGCAAGAAGAAGCCGGCGGCCCCGCCGGCGCCCAAGACCGAGAAGGACCTTCTGCTGGACTCGGTGCTCGACGCGCTGCCCGAGCCGAAGGCGCCGGGACAGGGACGCTCGCGTCGCCGTGTGACCACCGCGGCGCTCAGCGGCACGCCGGTGTCGGCAACTCCTGCTGCGGGCGAGGAGTGATCCTCACCGCCCGCGCCGCTGGCGGGCGGTGACCCGCAGGCCGGAGGCGATCAGCCGGCGCACGAGTTCGTGGGCGCTCACATGGTGGGCGCCGCCGGCGATCAGTCTCGCCACCGCGTCCTCCGGGACGTCGTAGTGGTCCAGATCGAAGGCGCGCGGCGGGATGCCGTGGGCCTCGGCGAACCGGTGCAGCTCGTCCAGATCGGTGTCGCTGACCAGGTGCGCCCACAGCCGGCCGTGTGCCGGCCAGCGCGCGTCGTCGACGAGAATCACCACACGCCAGATCCTACGGCGGGGCGCGGCGGGCGACACGCCCCAGGTCGCTTTTGGCGTCAGGCCCGGCATCCGGTAAAGTAGACCCTTGGTGCGTCGCGTGTCGCCAGTCTCGGCATGCTCGGACGAGGTGCAGCGGTCAGATTCGCTCGGACTTCCCGCACCAGAACTTTCCCCGTCTGACAAAGACAATTCGGAGCCGAGCGCTCCACTGAAGAAGAACAGGTGTGAAGTGGTTTACGCAGTTGTGCGCGCCGGCGGCCGCCAGGAGAAGGTCGAAGTGGGCACCATTGTGGTGCTCGACCGCCAGGCCGCGAAGATCGGCGAGAAGCTCGAGCTGGCCGCTGTGCTGCTGGTCGACGGCGACGCCGTGACCACCGACGCGGCCAAGCTCGCGAAGGTCAAGGTCACCGCCGAGGTGGTCGGCGAAGAGCGCGGCCCCAAGATCGTGATCCAGAAGTTCAAGAACAAGACCGGCTACAAGAAGCGCCAGGGGCACCGCCAGGACCTCACGCGCGTCAAGATCACCGGCATCAAGTAAGCCAGGGAGAGACGCAGATGGCACATAAGAAGGGCGCAAGCTCCACCCGTAACGGTCGCGATTCCAACGCTCAGCGACTGGGCGTCAAGCGCTTCGGCGGCCAGGCCGTCGGCGCGGGCGAGATCATCGTCCGCCAGCGCGGCACGCACTTCCACCCCGGCGCCAACGTCGGACGTGGCGGCGACGACACGCTGTTCGCCCTCGCCGCCGGCGCGGTCGAGTTCGGCACGAAGGGCGGCCGCAAGGTCGTCAACATCGTGACCGCCGCAGCGGAGTAATCACACAGCTTCCCATGGCGAGGGGCGGGCTTCGGCTCGCCCCTCGCTTATTCACATTCAGGAGAACCGCATGGTCACCTTCGTCGACCGCGTCACGCTGCATCTTCGCGCGGGCAAGGGCGGGAACGGCTGCGTCTCCGTGCGCCGCGAGAAGTTCAAGCCGCTCGCCGGCCCCGACGGCGGCAACGGCGGCAACGGCGGTGACGTCGTGCTGGTGGCCGACCCGCAGGTCACCACGCTCCTGTCGTACCACCACTCACCCCACCGGGGCGGCGGCAACGGCGGCTTCGGCATGGGCGACAACCGCTCCGGCGCGCTGGGGGAGTCGCTCGAGCTGCCCGTCCCCGTGGGCACCGTCGTGAAGGACACCGCCGGCTCGGTGCTCACCGACCTCATCATCCCCGGGACGCGCTTCGTCGTCGCCCCCGGCGGGCAGGGCGGACTCGGCAACGCCGCGCTCGCCTCACCCAAGCGCAAGGCCCCCGGTTTCGCGCTGCTGGGGACCCCCGGCTGGGAGGGCGATGTCGTCCTCGAGCTGAAGACCGTCGCCGACGTGGCGCTGGTGGGATACCCGTCGGCCGGCAAGTCCAGCCTCATCGCCGCGATCTCGGCTGCGCGGCCCAAGATCGCCGACTACCCGTTCACGACACTCCACCCCAACCTCGGCGTCGTGCAGGCCGGGGATGTCCGTTACACCGTCGCCGACGTGCCCGGACTGATCGAGGGCGCGAGCGAGGGCCGCGGACTCGGCCTCGAATTCCTGCGTCACGTCGAGCGGTGCACCGCGCTCGTCCATGTGCTCGACTGCGCGACCCTCGAGCCCGGCCGCGACCCGCTGTCCGACCTCGACGTCATCCTCGCGGAGCTCGCCGCGTACCCGGTGCCCGAGGGACAGGTGCCCCTCATGGAGCGTCCCCAGCTCATCGCGCTCAACAAGATCGACGTCCCCGAGGCTCAGGAGCTGGCCGAGCTCGTCCGCCCCGATCTCGAAGCCCGCGGCTACCGGGTCTTCGAGATCTCGACCGTCAGCCACGCCGGCCTGCGTCCGCTCACATTCGCCCTCGGCGAGGTCGTCACGCAGCATCGTGTCGCTCTCGAGGCAGAGCCGGTGGCCGAGCGCGTCATCATCCGGCCGAAGGGCTCCCAGAAGGAGTTCACCATCCGGGTCGAGGGCGGCACGTACGGCAACATCTATCGCATCCTCGGCGACAAGCCGCTGCGCTGGGTGCAGCAGACTGATTTCCAGAACGAAGAGGCCGTAGGCTTCCTCGCCGACCGGCTCGACAAGCTCGGTGTCGAGGACGAACTGTTCCGCGCCGGCGCCGAGGCGGGCTCGACCGTGGTCATCGGCGAGGGCGACGGCGTCATCTTCGACTGGCATCCCTCGCTGTCGTCGGCAGCCGAGCTGATGAACGCACCGCGCGGCACGGACCCGCGCCTCGACCTCAACCCGCGACGCACCACCGACCAGCGTCGCGAGCGGTACCACGAGCGCATGAACGCCAAGGCGGCTGCGCGTGCCGATCTCGAGGCCGAGCGGCTCAGCGGGGAGAGCGAGAGCGACCTGTGAGCTTGCGCGAGCGCGGCGAACTGCTCGGCGTCCGCCGCATCGTCGTCAAGGTCGGCTCCTCGTCCATCAGCGGTGAGCACGCGCACAACATCCAGCCGATCGTCGCCGCTCTCGCCGCTGCGCATGCGCGCGGGACCGAAGTGGTCCTCGTGTCGTCGGGTGCCATCGCGACCGGCATGCCGTTCCTCGCACTCGACTCGCGTCCCGTCGACCTCGCGACCCAGCAGGCCGCAGCGGCCGTCGGGCAGAACGTGCTCATCTACCGCTATCAGGACGCCATGCGCCCGTACGAGATCGTCGCCGGGCAGGTGCTGCTGACGGCCGGTGACCTGGAGCACCCCACGCCCCGCTCGAACGCCCGCCGGGCGATGGAACGTCTGCTGGGGCTTCGGATCCTGCCGATCGTCAACGAGAACGACACCGTGGCGACACACGAGATCCGCTTCGGCGACAATGACCGCCTGGCGGCAATGGTCGCGCAGCTGATCGGCGCAGACGCGCTCGTGCTGCTCAGCGACATCGAGTGCCTCTACACGCTCCCGCCGGACCAGCCGGGCGCGACCCCGATCCACCGCATCGAGTTCGGCGAGAACCTCGACGACTTCGAGTTCGGCTCCGTCGTGGTCAACAGCGTCGGCACCGGGGGAGCAGCCACCAAGGTGTCGGCGGCGCGACTGGCCGCGGCCACCGGCGTCGGAGTGCTCGTGACCAGCGCCGAGCGGGTCGATGATGCCCTGTCCGGCGCCGACATCGGCACCTGGTTCGCCCCGAACCCCGAGGCCGAGCCGACGTCCACGACCGCGTCGATCCGCGTCGCCGCCGATCGCTGACGCCGACGTCACGCCCCGTCGTGCCGTGCCGCCCGATCGCTAGACTGGCGCAATGACCGTGACCGCCACCACCGCCCGCGAGCGGATGCTCCTGGCGAAGGACGCCTCCCGCAGCATCGGGCTGCTCAGCGACGTAGAGAAGGCCGACGCGCTGCGGGCCATCGCCGACGCGATCGACGCCGCCGTGACCGAGATCGTGGCCGCCAACGCCGAGGACCTCGAGCGTGGTCGTGCCGACGGGCTTACCGAGGGCCTGCAGGACCGGCTGCGCCTGGACGCGTCGCGCGTTGGCTCCCTGGCATCCGCGGTCCGCGATGTCGCAGACCTCCCGGACCCCGTGGGCAGGGTGCTCGATGAGCGCACGCTGCCGGGCGGCGTGCACCTGCAGAAGGTCTCGGTGCCGTTCGGCGTCGTCGGCTCGATCTACGAGGCGCGCCCGAACGTCACGGTCGA
This DNA window, taken from Microbacterium invictum, encodes the following:
- a CDS encoding DUF4233 domain-containing protein, with protein sequence MNARARRARGARESLASVVLGLESLIVFLAGLALHGLDALPGMPSWWGIIAGVVFALAMLATIGVLRYRWGIILGWVWQVIIALGGVRVPALIFVALIFGGMYAYATIKGGALDARNARIAAGTDDTNGEPA
- the ndk gene encoding nucleoside-diphosphate kinase, whose protein sequence is MTTEETLVLVKPDGVARGLTGEILGRIEAKGYALVDIKLVEPDRELLESHYAEHAGKPFYEPLLDFMMSGPSVAIRLAGNRVIEGFRSLAGTTDPTTAAPGTIRGDLGRDWGLAVQQNLVHGSDSPESAARELGIWFA
- a CDS encoding vitamin K epoxide reductase family protein, translated to MPTRLTHTRPKGLAIWLILAGVIGWFAAFQLTVEKFHLLANPGASASCDISFLVQCGKNLNSWQGEVFGFPNPIVGLAGWVAPIVVGVAILAGARFARWFWWLLWAGMAFAFCFVLWLISQSIFELFTLCPWCMVTWVVTIPSFYAVTLHLLRSGVVPAPDAVRKVADTLMGWVPLLAIVSYAIIALIAQLRLDWISTL
- a CDS encoding Rne/Rng family ribonuclease, encoding MADEHTEKPTTDNEETAQQPDTVTEPAAGAPDAAAADLAEADAAEPTSDVDAGAEQTPDAESAPVAHAESSPIAAGAPEPAAEAEAPASDQPLTAVTLGLLPETFVSAVSTDLHFYAPAVIALPAREEVRDEQPAESSSNTRRRNRRRGGGQGEGGNDEPAASGQHQPRRRAVELITEPQRIKGSTRLEAKKQRRRDGREAGRRRAVVTEAEFLARRESVDRVMVVRSKNGRVQIGVLEDNVLVEHYVARNQDASLIGNVYLGRVQNVLPSMEAAFVDIGRGRNAVLYSGEVDWDAVETGNQPRRIELALKTGDRVLVQVTKDPVGHKGARLTSQISLPGRYLVYVPGGAMNGISRKLPDTERARLKRILKEVLPESSGVIVRTAAEGATEEQLTRDVQRLTAQWEHISAQTESGKAPSLLHSEPDLLVKIVRDVFNEDFTKMLIQGEEAHETITSYLTGVAPDLLERVERYEGEADPFDQFRITEQIEKALDRKVWLPSGGSLVIDRTEAMTVVDVNTGKFVGSGGNLEETVTKNNLEAAEEIVRQLRLRDIGGIIVVDFIDMVLESNRDLVLRRLVECLSRDRTKHQVAEVTSLGLVQMTRKKLGLGLLETFSEACEVCAGRGVIVHHDPVVKHRSAQNGGGSQRRPRQSPAASTGNGGTHVITEGAKSALAQIAASTIHPTVEEQAVEPAAAAERPKKVRKKKPAAPPAPKTEKDLLLDSVLDALPEPKAPGQGRSRRRVTTAALSGTPVSATPAAGEE
- a CDS encoding DUF4031 domain-containing protein: MVILVDDARWPAHGRLWAHLVSDTDLDELHRFAEAHGIPPRAFDLDHYDVPEDAVARLIAGGAHHVSAHELVRRLIASGLRVTARQRRGR
- the rplU gene encoding 50S ribosomal protein L21, producing the protein MVYAVVRAGGRQEKVEVGTIVVLDRQAAKIGEKLELAAVLLVDGDAVTTDAAKLAKVKVTAEVVGEERGPKIVIQKFKNKTGYKKRQGHRQDLTRVKITGIK
- the rpmA gene encoding 50S ribosomal protein L27, whose amino-acid sequence is MAHKKGASSTRNGRDSNAQRLGVKRFGGQAVGAGEIIVRQRGTHFHPGANVGRGGDDTLFALAAGAVEFGTKGGRKVVNIVTAAAE
- the obgE gene encoding GTPase ObgE translates to MVTFVDRVTLHLRAGKGGNGCVSVRREKFKPLAGPDGGNGGNGGDVVLVADPQVTTLLSYHHSPHRGGGNGGFGMGDNRSGALGESLELPVPVGTVVKDTAGSVLTDLIIPGTRFVVAPGGQGGLGNAALASPKRKAPGFALLGTPGWEGDVVLELKTVADVALVGYPSAGKSSLIAAISAARPKIADYPFTTLHPNLGVVQAGDVRYTVADVPGLIEGASEGRGLGLEFLRHVERCTALVHVLDCATLEPGRDPLSDLDVILAELAAYPVPEGQVPLMERPQLIALNKIDVPEAQELAELVRPDLEARGYRVFEISTVSHAGLRPLTFALGEVVTQHRVALEAEPVAERVIIRPKGSQKEFTIRVEGGTYGNIYRILGDKPLRWVQQTDFQNEEAVGFLADRLDKLGVEDELFRAGAEAGSTVVIGEGDGVIFDWHPSLSSAAELMNAPRGTDPRLDLNPRRTTDQRRERYHERMNAKAAARADLEAERLSGESESDL
- the proB gene encoding glutamate 5-kinase, which codes for MSLRERGELLGVRRIVVKVGSSSISGEHAHNIQPIVAALAAAHARGTEVVLVSSGAIATGMPFLALDSRPVDLATQQAAAAVGQNVLIYRYQDAMRPYEIVAGQVLLTAGDLEHPTPRSNARRAMERLLGLRILPIVNENDTVATHEIRFGDNDRLAAMVAQLIGADALVLLSDIECLYTLPPDQPGATPIHRIEFGENLDDFEFGSVVVNSVGTGGAATKVSAARLAAATGVGVLVTSAERVDDALSGADIGTWFAPNPEAEPTSTTASIRVAADR